Genomic segment of Gopherus flavomarginatus isolate rGopFla2 chromosome 2, rGopFla2.mat.asm, whole genome shotgun sequence:
AAGGGTAGCATagagattttttttgtgtgaTCAAAGAATAGGTGTGACAGAAAACGGATCTATGGTTACAAATATCAAACAGTTTGATCTTTCTAAAACACTTCACTGAAGTTTTTCCATTCTTTAATCAAATAAGAAACACCAGTGTATTATGAACCTGTATATAACATCTAGAATAGAGATGTGACTAAAAAAAGAAGTACTAAACATGTCTTGTGAGTAGTTTCTTCTCAGTGTGCATGACTCCTATTAGCATCATGTTTATGCATTGAGAGGATATTGTGCCCTTTAATATTTTACCTTAGCATGGATTAGAAGGGCTATATTGGGTTATACGGATCATAAGATGTTTGTTATAGGTTACCAGCATAAGTCACATTCACATCCTTTGCTTTTAACAATTTAACATTATGGAGGTTAAACCATCTATTTTGATTTTCCTTTAAGATGAAATGCATAAcagtaaaatcaattatttgcccaTAGCAAAACTTTATATAAAGTTTGTCCATGATGGTCACTCTGGTATGATAATTTTTGCACCCACAATGTTTAAAATGGTATCTTGAATTCACACATACAACTATGGATGCAAAGGGCCAAAAGTTGACAGTAAGAACAGAAGTCTATAATATTACTTTAATTTTACATATGAATGAAGTATACCATTGTAATATAGACAAAATATTACAAAAGTCACTTTTAATTCTTATCAGCTGTACTCCTTTGTAAGTTGTGTATAAGGGTTTTATACTTGACACACATCTTTACACAATGATTTTCAGAGAATTGCAATTTCCATTTTCTCAGGCGTTTGATGCCAAATTCCACGGAAAATTCAGACACACATTTTCCTACCACTCAGGTATCACCCTTTTCGTCAACCAGCTGCTAGCCGCAAGATTATTTGTGGCATCTTGCTTTCACTGAATTTCACTGATGTTTAATAAATGCCTTTTTATCCCTTTTCATGGCTTAttatattaattaattttaaaaattgtgcatagtggctttttaaaaaaagtcttatgagttattgattttctttttcctttaacacaatgactttatttccttgtAAAATCAGATCATACAAAGAATGGCAAATTAATTTATTTCCCTCTGCTTTTCTTCACAGTGTTAGAGAGGTTTTCTTTTTAGCTTGGCTATGGTTTTTGCAGCTTCTTGAATTTGCAATGGCAGCTATTTGCATTGTTTTGCTTATTAAATGGCACCTTATTTGTCTGTGCTAATTGCTGGTAAGAGTAAAGAGTACAAAActttttctcccttctgcaaAGAATTTTTGTTATTTCCTCAGTCACGCAAGTTCCAAGCCCTGCTCTCCCTACTCATGTGAACAGCTACCTACTTCAATGGGGATGCTCATGTGAGTAAGACTAACATGTAACAATGAGAATCTTTTCCACTGTAAATTAGGGAATTGTTTTATCAAAGTTATAATGTTGAATGAATATGTGCAGAAAATATGGTCATACAGTTGAGTTTAAGCCCAACAAaagcattgtaaaaaaaaaattagggcaTCTTGTTAATGAAGAAAGATATTTCAATAGGTTGGTTTtaagtgaaaatattttctgtGCAACTTGGCCTATTATCTAAGGTGTACAAAACAGCAAGTTATTTTACACCAGGTTTACAGGCAATTGTGACAACAGCCAGCAAGATGAAGAAAGCTACCCAACTTATTTGTTTACGAAAAGCATATTCATTATTGTTTTTCTAAACTGTCCTTTCAAGGTCTTTATTTTTACCTCTAAATTGCCTTTTTCTTTAACAAGCACAACAGCAAAAACAATACTGTACATTTTGAAGGAGCTGAGGTGTTTTGAGAATTATTTGTGCTAATCTCTTCGTCTACTGATTATTAAGACCAAATATAGCTCTATAACTATagcataaattatttttttaaatgtaaacattattggaaaattctattttttaaatgatttgtctGCATGGCTGATAAAAAGAACTTTAAACTTCATAATAATGGATTTTTCCCGCCCTCTAGATTGAACTTTTTCAGCGTATGTTAAAATACACACTAACATGAACAAATTCTATATTCTTATTTCTATTAACTTCTATCAAATCAACTTTTGTACTTTTATTGTATGTGCTACATATTAAAGACTTTGAACCTTTAAACACATAGTAATATTACATACATTGATTCTAAGATCAATATTTCAATGCATATTCTATCATTTTTCAGTATAAAAAGCACATCCAAAAAGGATGGTCCTGCCACATTTATAATTTTACGATACGAAGTGCATTCAGTGATGTGCTTCTTGGTTTTAAAAATGattacataaaataaaatcacattgAAAACATGACCAACAAATTGCATAATGTATgaattttcttaaaaaataaactaaatgtTATTTATCACGGCATTTTTTTCCTAGTTCCAAAGTTTTAAGAGGCATTACATTTTTGAGAGGAATATATTTGACATAGGAATGCCAATgtatttaaatgcattttttccAACAAACATCTATAGCATGCCAGCAGTTTTAAAGTTTTAAGCAGAacttcccactgatgtcaatgaagaGTTCTGTTCACAAATTGATGGCTACATGTTAATTCTAGCTTGTAACATGAACTATGAGCAATAAAcaattaaacttaaaaaaagggtccccatcccccccccacccctcggttTCATTACAAGAGGTTATTTTCGTTCCTTGCTTTGGGATGGCAAAACAAATACACAGAGTAAAAATGTGCTGACCGTGTAACACTAGGAGAAAAACACCCTTCATTACATGCAGAATGCTGAAATTATGCTACGTTCAAATGTGCAAAAGAATTAAAAACGGATGttaaaatctttcttttaaaagaatcattttaaaaatagttatgtaGTGCTGTTGCTTATTCAGCTAACACTTCTCCTGCAAAGTGGTTTGTTGCACCCAAAGCAGTACACTAGGtttcggggtggggggagggagaaaaaaatgctGTAGAGAGAGCACATGTTACATCAGACACAGTACCTGATTTTTCACTGCACAGCTTGTCAGCTAGATAGTCTGCCTCCTGGGCGATAAGTGAGAAAATTTCATCTTCATACTCTTCTATAATACTTTCACACTGTAAGAATAAAACAGgaacatatatattatatatacatacacatacacacagagacagTACCGCTCCAGCAatgaaataaacaagattgctAACCAGAACTGTAAAGTAAGACAGTGGACAGGGGAACCTTATTTTGGTTTGCACTTCCTGTTTTGTACAAACAAATGATTGCCTgttaattttcaaaatattccttAAGTTTTAACTATACGCTCTCTCtggttgtctttttaaaaatacactaacTAGGATAAGAAATGTCTTACAAATCACATTTTACTTGCTTTTGAAAGAACACCTTTCAATATCAGTCACTATATTCATGGAATAGTCACTCAAAagttaaattaaataataatccATTTCATGTTATTACACTAGTATTCACAACATGCAGATAAATAAAGCTCTCTGATCAAACTAATGCATCTTTGGTTTCACTACAGACAACAAAATTGACGTTAATCTACCAAATGGTCTTTTTCAATGTTTTAAACGTTTTAAAGACTATCAGTAATTTGACTTCACTTATAGAAAATGGATTTCTGATGTTTTGAAGAGAGTTCAACACTACTGCTGAGGCAGAGTCTTGGTGGAGTGTGTCTAAAGAGACGTTTTGTTCTGAAGAGCTGTATTATCTGGAGTTATCTTTTGGCAATCCTGAGCACAAATTAGGAAGGACAGAAAGTACTTTCCCAAAAGCCCAGACTATGGTTTAATCATTAAACAAGGGTAGAAGCCCCATGAAATggattgcaattaaaaaaaaaatacaccaagGAAAACTCTGATTTAAATAAAGAAGTCATAACTCtactaccaaaaaaaaataataatctcttGTATTTCTTGAAAAATTAGCTCTAGAATGTGCCATTGCAAGAAtaatatttttttgttgttttaagtcAACATTTCACAGCACTCAACATCTTTGAAACTCAGCCATTAACTTTACTTCTCAGTGAAAATGCAAGTCACTAAATGTGCACGCTGGCTTAATTTCATGGATTTAATAGTCTCACAACATTGCTTTTGTGGTGTACTGAATACATGTAGAATCATATGCAGCATATCACTGCCCTAGACACTCTTTTCTATATTGTGTGTTTCCTGACTCTAGAAAGATACTTAAtgcataaacaaaacaaaattatatgATGTACCTGGCACCTAAACATTTGTTTAACTCAGCCTAAGCCAGCATTCTTGATTAGCTCACAGAAATTTGTCTCCATTCAACAAGGCCTAAAGAAAAGATGACACCCCTACTCTCTCTTTAATCCAactataaatattaaaattacaGTAGTATTAATTTGGATTTTTACCCAACACAATAACTCCCTATTTCCTGCACAGAAATTAACAAATATACTTCCTTAGTAACACTGATTTGTATTTAATCActtacaaaaattccccaagTAAAACATCATTTGAATTGTTCCAGTTTGGGAAATTTGTAACATGTAAACTGAGAACACACAGTATAATCCATGGGTAATTCTTGCAACTAAAATGCCATCTGTTTCTAAATAACATTATAAACCACATTATTATTATAAAACACTTAATGCGATACTGTGACAAGCAAATACAGAGCATATAAGAATATATTATTAAAACAATTTACTGTATGCACGAATTTAGTACTTGAAGCTATATTTACCATACAGTGAAGAGTATACACTAGTAATACTTTAACATACAATGTTACCAATTTGTTATGTTAGCTTACCGCAAATTTCAAAGGTTTGTAAGCATCAGaataaaaatagaattttttaaaatctgcataGATTTTCTCATCTTTCCAAGGAGCAAATCTCTTGAACGTCCTTTTTTGAGGTTGAGGATCCACTTGCAGCTGGTAATCATTCAGTCTATCACATATATTTTCCATTACTTCCGTTAAGTAGGTCTCTGACTTTGCTAAAGGAACCTAGTGGGGGAGGAAAATggaattttcttttcttattacacATAGTACCAAAAATAACTTTAAGAGATTGTATCTCTATAGACTGATGTGTCATAGACAGCGAAAAAGAATCAGTGCATATCTCTTAATCTGCATAATTGTTGACCCATAGTATATTACACACATAGTTAAAAATGTCAGCTAAAGCTAAggtgacactgaaaaataaaacatttactcTTGCATAAAACATCCCCTTACACTGAACCAATTCTAGAATGCAGTtatcagattttaatttgtaaacaTATTGTCATTCAAAAAGACATATACCATGCAGCAAATAAATAGAGACCATAGACCACAGTTGATATTTTATCGACATAACCATGAAAGATTTCTTAAGTCACTTTGTTTCTTTAGTTGAGGTAGAGTTCTAGAAAGTCTTTTGCTTTCACTTGGTCTGTCTTAGTTGCTGTTCGTCAACTCAGATGCAGCTGTTTAATACCTCCCAGGGGTTTTGTGAAGAAAATAATAGCTTACAAAATTTAACTTCTCCCAGGTTCTACTATTTCAGCTTTATTTTCGAACAGCTGGTCCATGTCTTTGTCCATTCCTTTTCCTTCAGAATTAAGCAAGAATTCAGCAGAAACATTTAGACACTACCTACATACTTAGTGAGAGTCTCAACAGCTAGTGATCCCAGGGTCAAAGAGCACCCCTCGCCCTTGGTAACGGGGACAAAAAACTTCTCTCCCGTCTAGACAGGTCAAGGTGCAAGATGCTCCTATCTCTGTTGCTTCTTCCGGAAGGGGGCGTGAACTGAAGCCAAGTGCACAGTAAACAACAGTGCTGCATCCTTGGACCTTTAGAAGATTTTTCTCTCCACCCTCTGCTGATCAAAGCAGGAAGTTTTCATGACAACCATAGTCAAAGGGGCTGAATCACAAATGAACTCGATTTCTGCAATGTTGATATATCCCGTCTCTATTGTCTCTTTTCAGACACAGTATGAACCCTTCCGGTCTCAATGATTACATTACAGAAGCACTTTCACATGTGTGCTTCATTTACACAAAGGGTTTCCTTGCTTCACCACCATCTGGCCACGGATCAGATAAATAGAGGCAGGAGAATTAAAATTAAAGCCTAAAGGTTTTTCTTCTTCTTAAACTAGGTCCTATTATGaaatcctcctcccccaacctcattctGGATGTGGAATCTACTTTTTTATGAAACTTGGAAAAAGCAAAAAGGGCATGAGGCaaacactgtatttttttttaaaagtcagtttttagtttaaaaaatctACATGTGTATCCTATTTTACAGTAAGGTTGGGTTTAGTTGCATTTTGCTATGAAAACTATTTTATTACTTtcaatattaacatttaaaaagcaaatgtGTATCATAAAGCAAGGAAAGCTAA
This window contains:
- the CNPY1 gene encoding LOW QUALITY PROTEIN: protein canopy homolog 1 (The sequence of the model RefSeq protein was modified relative to this genomic sequence to represent the inferred CDS: substituted 1 base at 1 genomic stop codon), which codes for MGMVLLHLALLLLLTLSSNNVEGERDQEVFCGDXWLVACKALGDELLYDIRKVNPKRTVDMGSFRISPDGTQERGKVPLAKSETYLTEVMENICDRLNDYQLQVDPQPQKRTFKRFAPWKDEKIYADFKKFYFYSDAYKPLKFACESIIEEYEDEIFSLIAQEADYLADKLCSEKSGLCEESATHTEL